From the genome of Psychrilyobacter atlanticus DSM 19335, one region includes:
- a CDS encoding transketolase, whose amino-acid sequence MADIKMLTEKATQIRKDIVTMICKSKSGHPGGSLSAADIVSALYFNEMNVDPKNPKMADRDRFVLSKGHAAPVLYAALAEKGYFDRELLGTLRKFGSPLQGHPDMKKLPGVDISTGSLGQGLSVANGMALSAKLDDKSYRVYALLGDGEVQEGQVWEAAMTAAHYNLDNVCAFLDSNNLQIDGNVDKVMGVEPLDEKWRAFGWNVIVIDGHNFEEILGALEAAKAHKGQPTMVIAKTTKGKGISFMENVCGFHGVAPTSEETDKALEELSHVECCNN is encoded by the coding sequence ATGGCAGATATCAAGATGTTAACGGAAAAAGCTACACAGATAAGAAAAGATATTGTGACTATGATTTGTAAATCAAAATCAGGACATCCAGGGGGATCTTTATCGGCAGCGGATATAGTGAGTGCACTATACTTCAATGAAATGAACGTTGATCCAAAAAATCCAAAGATGGCAGACAGAGATAGATTCGTTTTATCAAAGGGACATGCAGCACCAGTATTATATGCAGCATTAGCAGAGAAGGGATATTTTGATAGAGAGTTATTAGGAACACTTAGAAAATTTGGATCACCTTTACAAGGGCATCCGGATATGAAAAAATTACCAGGAGTAGATATCTCAACAGGTTCATTAGGACAAGGGTTATCAGTAGCAAATGGTATGGCATTATCAGCAAAATTAGATGATAAATCATATAGAGTATATGCGTTATTAGGAGATGGAGAAGTACAAGAAGGTCAAGTATGGGAAGCAGCTATGACTGCAGCTCACTATAACCTTGACAATGTATGTGCATTCTTAGACTCTAATAACTTACAAATAGATGGAAATGTAGATAAAGTAATGGGTGTTGAACCATTAGATGAAAAATGGAGAGCATTTGGATGGAATGTAATCGTAATAGATGGTCATAACTTCGAGGAGATATTAGGAGCTTTAGAAGCTGCTAAGGCTCATAAAGGTCAACCTACAATGGTTATAGCTAAAACTACTAAGGGTAAGGGTATCTCGTTTATGGAAAACGTATGTGGATTCCATGGAGTAGCTCCTACATCTGAAGAAACAGACAAAGCATTAGAAGAATTAAGTCACGTAGAATGTTGTAATAACTAA
- a CDS encoding transketolase family protein, protein MSKKATRQAYGEALAELGRINKDVVVLEADLSKSTKTAIFQSEFPERHFNVGIAEADLMATAAGFATTGKVAFASTFAMFAAGRGFEQIRNTIAYPKLNVKIAPTHAGISVGEDGGSHQSVEDMSLMRSIPGMVVLCPADAEETRQMVFAAAEYDGPVYLRSGRLDTEDIYKDTDYKFEIGIADTLKEGTDVTIAATGMLVHEAMEAAKTLEAEGISVRVINVSTIKPLDGPTILKAAQETKFIVTCEEHSVIGGLGGAISEFLGETHPTLIKKLGIYDQFGQSGTGNQLLDEYGLRAKDIVAKVKENM, encoded by the coding sequence ATGAGTAAAAAAGCTACAAGACAAGCTTACGGAGAAGCGTTAGCTGAATTAGGAAGAATAAATAAAGATGTAGTGGTTTTAGAGGCAGACTTATCTAAATCTACAAAGACTGCAATATTTCAATCTGAATTCCCTGAAAGACATTTCAATGTAGGAATTGCAGAAGCAGATTTAATGGCTACAGCAGCAGGATTCGCAACTACTGGAAAGGTAGCATTTGCTTCTACATTTGCAATGTTCGCAGCAGGAAGAGGATTCGAACAAATTAGAAATACTATAGCATATCCAAAATTAAATGTTAAAATAGCTCCAACTCATGCAGGAATCTCTGTAGGAGAAGACGGAGGATCACACCAATCTGTAGAAGATATGTCTCTTATGAGATCTATCCCAGGAATGGTAGTATTATGTCCTGCAGATGCAGAAGAAACAAGACAAATGGTATTCGCAGCAGCAGAATACGATGGTCCTGTATACCTTAGATCTGGAAGATTAGATACTGAAGATATCTATAAAGACACTGATTATAAATTTGAGATTGGAATAGCTGATACTTTAAAAGAAGGAACAGATGTTACAATTGCAGCTACAGGAATGTTAGTTCATGAAGCTATGGAAGCAGCAAAGACATTAGAAGCAGAAGGGATCTCAGTTAGAGTAATCAATGTTTCTACAATTAAGCCATTAGACGGTCCTACTATCTTAAAAGCAGCACAAGAGACAAAGTTTATTGTAACTTGTGAAGAGCATTCAGTAATAGGAGGATTAGGAGGAGCTATCTCTGAATTCTTAGGAGAAACTCACCCTACTCTTATCAAGAAATTAGGAATCTATGATCAATTTGGTCAATCTGGAACAGGTAACCAATTATTAGACGAATACGGATTAAGGGCAAAAGATATAGTAGCTAAAGTAAAAGAAAATATGTAA
- a CDS encoding amidohydrolase family protein, with protein MKEFIDSHCHIFNIVDIPLYETIQGKVNFNTFSKLFLGTAVPLAGALYGTSKIKEIEKKKDFIKFFERSLKDSIFKFETHLLDLTGGDTDILITPLIIDFDSVKEDEDNFSNLEAQTKRLIDAIDKSSSKLKIKICPFIGFDLRKLILADGLQQIQNLWKNYGFAPQKNTTIKEIKNGSILGIKLYPPMGFNPYPAENRERYLKFYRWCVEKDIPITVHCQEGSYGGNSTKKEIKNYTNPLNWLKLFNDNPELKNLKVNFAHFGGEDGVEDMLDPLKIWVGGIDKNSWTYTIIKLLQKYPNTYSDISAYSYGKNKLNDFSSNLKKVIEFDYKGKFIEGEFRLSDKLLWGSDVPMVLSDVCYEAHYKNYFNKFEKVVKSANISDLHKKEFLENLVMNNPKEFLNLK; from the coding sequence ATGAAAGAATTTATCGATAGTCATTGCCATATATTTAATATCGTTGATATTCCATTATACGAAACGATCCAAGGAAAGGTAAATTTCAATACTTTTTCAAAGCTTTTTTTAGGAACTGCTGTACCTTTAGCCGGTGCATTGTACGGAACCAGCAAAATCAAGGAGATAGAGAAAAAGAAAGATTTCATTAAATTTTTTGAAAGAAGTTTAAAAGACAGTATATTTAAATTTGAAACCCATCTATTAGATCTAACCGGCGGTGATACCGATATATTGATAACCCCTTTAATCATAGATTTTGATTCTGTAAAAGAGGATGAAGATAATTTTTCTAATTTAGAAGCCCAGACTAAAAGATTGATAGATGCAATTGATAAATCATCATCCAAATTAAAAATTAAAATCTGCCCGTTTATAGGATTTGACCTCAGAAAATTAATCTTAGCAGATGGATTGCAGCAAATACAAAATTTATGGAAAAATTATGGCTTTGCTCCCCAAAAAAATACTACTATAAAAGAAATTAAAAACGGAAGTATCTTGGGGATTAAATTATATCCTCCAATGGGGTTCAACCCTTATCCAGCAGAAAATAGAGAAAGATATTTAAAATTTTATAGATGGTGTGTTGAAAAAGATATCCCCATTACCGTCCACTGCCAAGAAGGAAGTTATGGAGGCAACAGTACAAAAAAAGAGATTAAAAATTATACGAACCCTTTAAATTGGCTGAAACTTTTCAACGATAATCCGGAACTCAAAAATTTGAAGGTAAACTTTGCTCATTTTGGTGGGGAAGATGGAGTAGAAGACATGCTTGATCCTTTAAAAATATGGGTTGGAGGTATAGATAAAAATTCATGGACCTATACCATAATTAAATTACTTCAAAAATACCCAAACACATATTCTGATATATCAGCATATAGTTATGGAAAAAATAAATTAAATGATTTTTCCAGTAATTTGAAAAAAGTTATTGAATTTGATTATAAAGGTAAATTTATTGAGGGAGAATTTAGACTCAGTGATAAACTCCTGTGGGGTTCCGACGTTCCCATGGTTTTATCCGATGTTTGTTATGAGGCACATTATAAAAATTACTTCAATAAATTTGAAAAGGTAGTTAAGTCAGCAAATATAAGTGACCTCCATAAAAAAGAGTTTTTAGAAAATCTTGTTATGAATAACCCTAAAGAGTTTTTAAATTTAAAATAG
- a CDS encoding insulinase family protein, which produces MKLIMILMTLSFLISCGKKEVEKEKEIFKIIETREIKNLGATSYTYEHIKTGAHVIYLDDQSPEKVFGIAFKTPVVDDSGVNHVFEHAVLQGSKKYPDKNLFYELDTKNIPSFLNAMTGQDYTVYPFSAVEPKSFDNLMDIYLDAVFNPLVLEDENTLKREGWRYDRNPNNGELIINGIVYNEMKGAFSNPYRNLSFRMNRLMYPDEMANYRFSSGGLPNSIPNLDLDHLRKTHEKYYTPSNSVVVLAGKQDIKKTLAKLDEYYSQYDKTEVAEIETQNTKLKDEFHNESYPAPKGSPNIYIYGTLMKPKTSLPELMFITSLLADYEISPLKKLFVDEKFSGSFGLYNDNTIQPRGYYLIQGAKKEEVAKFRKLMDAKMKEIAKTGIDPEIVELALRDYKKQLAKSQYSKERASDLTTSIATSYFYYDKPYLFISDDKIKILEDLANNPEKIKQLIGEYFINNTNKLEIFFTPNEDLLAENETIEKEKLSEFEKSLNNKELEDLNSEIKKFNAWSKEPVDKKIIDSIPSVKLNDLSDSEIPTVKRSEESVDGVTFVDNDINTYDINLVSLKFDASGLDQSEKLDSELFSYLMTTSSTKDFSFEEISNNLTKYFFKLGLNNRTSLLDNDNISRRFVINFEYLQDDNTEVYNTLENIFLEGNFDNKLEIKKRLEGLRDSILTSSSDANVINRMSVIKAMSMINPNYNYYLDEEVNFGGRGYYVYPPMLTKLNKILENYDENFLQLQKDMKNIREKIFNKHNLLIFYANRGNYQNFKKDITPLLSKMKDIPIEKESYGKLENSNLAITVPAQNGSTSWGNNLVDMGYEYNGKYKIMSNMINEYLNNKIRVQNGAYGAWFYITLNRDIVASSYRDGEVDKTIDTYKEIPNYLKGELNIKQEKFDGFILKSMAKYYQAYTPDTLMNLSYTHYLYDISLEDMEREKAEVLSTSKKDIPEFIEIMTKFSEQKHYSTVNNENIIKEKGSNSHFDKIIEFEEIK; this is translated from the coding sequence ATGAAATTAATCATGATACTTATGACCCTTTCTTTCCTTATCTCTTGCGGTAAGAAAGAAGTCGAAAAAGAAAAAGAGATATTTAAAATTATTGAAACGAGAGAAATCAAAAATTTAGGAGCTACAAGTTATACCTATGAACATATAAAAACAGGTGCTCACGTTATTTATTTAGACGACCAATCTCCTGAAAAAGTTTTTGGTATTGCATTTAAAACTCCCGTAGTGGATGACAGTGGAGTAAATCACGTATTTGAACACGCTGTTTTGCAGGGTTCAAAAAAATACCCGGATAAAAATTTATTCTATGAACTGGATACGAAAAATATCCCGTCATTTTTAAATGCCATGACCGGTCAGGACTATACAGTTTATCCGTTCTCCGCAGTGGAACCAAAATCTTTTGATAATTTGATGGATATCTATTTAGATGCAGTTTTCAATCCATTGGTATTAGAAGATGAAAACACCTTAAAAAGAGAGGGATGGAGATATGATAGAAATCCAAATAACGGTGAACTAATCATAAATGGGATAGTTTACAACGAGATGAAGGGAGCTTTTTCCAATCCATATAGAAACCTATCTTTTAGAATGAATAGATTGATGTATCCAGATGAGATGGCAAACTACAGGTTTTCTTCTGGAGGGTTACCTAATAGTATTCCAAATCTAGACCTAGATCACCTAAGAAAAACTCATGAAAAATACTATACTCCTTCTAATTCAGTTGTGGTTTTAGCAGGAAAACAGGATATAAAGAAAACATTGGCTAAATTAGATGAATACTACAGCCAATATGACAAAACAGAGGTAGCTGAAATTGAAACTCAAAATACAAAATTAAAGGATGAATTTCATAACGAGAGTTATCCTGCTCCTAAAGGATCCCCAAACATCTATATCTATGGAACCCTTATGAAACCTAAGACTTCTCTACCAGAACTTATGTTTATAACATCTCTTTTGGCCGACTATGAGATCTCACCACTAAAAAAACTATTTGTAGATGAAAAGTTCAGCGGTAGTTTTGGCCTGTATAATGATAATACTATCCAACCAAGAGGATATTACCTTATCCAAGGTGCAAAAAAAGAAGAGGTTGCTAAATTTAGGAAATTGATGGACGCTAAGATGAAGGAGATCGCTAAAACAGGAATAGACCCTGAGATAGTTGAACTAGCTCTAAGAGACTATAAAAAACAACTGGCTAAGTCTCAATATTCTAAAGAAAGAGCCTCGGATCTCACAACCAGTATAGCTACAAGTTATTTTTATTATGACAAACCATATCTATTCATCTCTGATGATAAGATAAAAATATTGGAAGATTTGGCTAATAATCCTGAAAAAATTAAACAATTAATAGGGGAATACTTCATAAATAATACCAATAAATTGGAGATTTTCTTCACTCCAAACGAAGATCTTTTAGCTGAAAATGAAACCATAGAAAAAGAAAAATTGAGTGAATTTGAAAAAAGTCTAAACAATAAAGAATTAGAAGATTTAAATAGTGAGATTAAAAAATTCAATGCCTGGTCAAAGGAACCTGTGGATAAAAAAATTATCGATTCTATCCCTAGTGTGAAATTAAATGACCTTTCTGACTCTGAAATTCCTACTGTAAAAAGAAGTGAAGAATCTGTAGATGGAGTCACATTTGTAGACAACGATATCAATACCTATGATATTAACTTAGTTTCTTTAAAGTTCGATGCCAGCGGTTTAGATCAATCTGAAAAACTAGACTCGGAGTTATTTTCATATCTGATGACAACCAGTAGTACCAAAGACTTTTCCTTTGAGGAGATCTCAAATAATTTAACTAAATATTTTTTCAAACTTGGTTTAAACAACAGGACTTCTCTTTTGGATAACGACAATATCTCTAGAAGATTTGTAATTAATTTTGAATATCTTCAGGACGACAATACAGAAGTATACAATACACTGGAAAATATATTCTTAGAAGGAAATTTTGATAATAAATTAGAGATCAAAAAAAGATTAGAGGGTCTCCGTGACTCAATCTTAACCAGCTCTTCAGATGCCAATGTCATCAACAGGATGTCGGTAATAAAAGCTATGTCTATGATCAATCCAAACTATAACTATTATTTAGATGAGGAAGTTAATTTTGGTGGAAGAGGTTATTATGTCTACCCTCCTATGCTGACTAAATTAAATAAAATTTTAGAAAATTATGATGAAAATTTCCTACAACTACAGAAAGATATGAAAAATATCAGAGAAAAAATATTCAATAAACATAACTTACTTATCTTTTATGCTAATAGGGGCAACTATCAAAACTTTAAAAAAGACATTACACCTCTTTTAAGTAAGATGAAAGATATACCTATTGAAAAAGAAAGTTATGGAAAGTTAGAAAATTCTAATCTAGCCATTACAGTCCCAGCTCAGAATGGATCTACCTCTTGGGGTAATAACCTGGTAGACATGGGTTATGAGTACAACGGAAAATATAAGATCATGTCTAATATGATCAATGAATATTTAAACAACAAAATCAGAGTGCAAAATGGTGCCTATGGTGCCTGGTTCTATATCACATTAAACAGGGATATCGTAGCTTCGTCTTACAGAGATGGTGAAGTGGATAAAACTATCGATACTTACAAAGAAATACCTAATTATTTAAAAGGTGAGCTGAATATAAAACAAGAAAAGTTTGACGGGTTTATCTTGAAAAGTATGGCGAAATACTATCAGGCCTATACTCCTGATACCCTTATGAACCTTTCATACACCCACTATCTTTATGATATAAGTTTAGAAGATATGGAGAGGGAAAAAGCAGAAGTTTTATCTACTTCTAAGAAAGATATTCCAGAATTTATCGAGATAATGACTAAGTTTAGTGAGCAAAAACATTATTCTACTGTAAACAATGAAAATATCATAAAAGAAAAAGGAAGTAATTCTCATTTCGATAAAATCATCGAATTTGAGGAGATAAAATAA
- a CDS encoding N-acetylmuramoyl-L-alanine amidase, whose amino-acid sequence MMRIILLIAGALMFTSCYNIDNKSYKATGYNERVRFIILHYTAIDTDRSIRALTQGKVSSHYLVTDKRWDSIYQLVPLEKRAWHAGISEFGGRTNLNDSSIGIEIVNKGYKKTVVDLDTESEVKNIANREFYPYEDYQIKKIGRLLQDLVKEYKISPKNILGHSDIAPTRKQDPGPMFPWEELYRKYGVGAWYEMEDFHKFYDEKLYGKYSEADIQMELRRYGYGIKISGENDGETIKVIGAFQAHFRPARVTGEMDLETFAILKALNKKYS is encoded by the coding sequence ATGATGAGAATAATATTACTGATAGCAGGAGCACTTATGTTTACTTCTTGTTACAATATAGATAACAAGAGTTATAAGGCAACAGGGTACAATGAGAGGGTGAGGTTTATAATACTTCATTATACTGCCATAGATACAGACAGATCCATTAGAGCGCTGACTCAGGGAAAAGTAAGTTCCCATTATTTGGTAACAGATAAAAGATGGGACTCCATATATCAATTAGTACCCCTTGAAAAAAGAGCATGGCATGCAGGTATAAGTGAATTTGGAGGTAGAACCAACTTAAATGACAGTTCTATAGGGATAGAGATAGTTAATAAAGGGTACAAGAAAACAGTTGTAGATTTAGATACGGAAAGTGAAGTTAAAAATATAGCTAACAGAGAATTTTATCCCTACGAGGATTACCAAATAAAAAAAATAGGAAGACTTCTCCAAGATTTGGTAAAGGAATATAAGATATCTCCTAAAAATATATTGGGACATTCAGATATAGCACCTACAAGAAAACAAGATCCGGGACCAATGTTTCCATGGGAGGAGTTGTATAGAAAGTATGGTGTAGGAGCTTGGTATGAGATGGAAGATTTTCATAAATTTTATGATGAAAAATTGTACGGGAAATATAGTGAAGCAGATATTCAGATGGAACTTAGAAGGTATGGTTATGGAATTAAAATAAGCGGAGAAAATGATGGAGAAACTATAAAGGTTATAGGAGCTTTTCAAGCTCATTTCAGACCGGCTAGAGTGACGGGAGAGATGGATTTAGAGACCTTTGCAATTTTAAAAGCACTCAATAAAAAGTATAGTTAA
- the lepB gene encoding signal peptidase I yields the protein MLNSIMVSIVSFRGFYSWKKNDKYGRICRYYKEFRGGLGAYMETNKLIINGIFYVILTTFFIFLWLKEKKVVAQIRVYRDRFSESIIKKLNIKSKYGKIGIKKTVNFTEAIGSALILVLIIQKFYLGNFLVPTGSMIPTIVPKDRLFGNMVIYKFTEPSREDIIVFKEPVENKVLYTKRLMGLPGETVEIYGEKLVIDGKQVSDRRYSNLGQLDYNQWIVPKKGDELTIIPMENYSEEFKQNNVKIAEVQKYLLDKPGALAQVLPNVDFYINGKKTGMILDYIHDEEVLNKLLSGETVETIIPEDYFLALGDNTDGSSDSRFWGFVAQHRIEGKAFVRFWPLNRIGLLK from the coding sequence GTGTTGAATTCAATTATGGTCAGCATCGTTAGTTTTCGAGGTTTTTATTCGTGGAAAAAAAATGATAAATATGGTAGAATATGCAGATATTATAAGGAATTTAGAGGAGGATTAGGGGCTTATATGGAAACTAATAAATTGATAATAAACGGGATATTTTATGTGATACTTACGACTTTTTTTATTTTCTTATGGTTAAAAGAAAAAAAAGTAGTGGCACAGATAAGAGTTTACAGGGATAGGTTTTCAGAATCTATAATTAAAAAATTAAATATAAAGTCTAAATATGGAAAAATAGGGATAAAAAAAACTGTTAACTTTACTGAGGCAATAGGATCAGCGTTAATCTTGGTACTTATAATTCAAAAATTTTATTTAGGAAATTTTTTAGTGCCAACAGGGTCTATGATCCCGACTATCGTTCCAAAAGATAGATTGTTTGGAAACATGGTGATATATAAATTCACCGAGCCTTCAAGGGAAGACATAATCGTATTCAAAGAACCTGTAGAAAATAAGGTTTTATACACAAAGAGACTAATGGGGCTCCCAGGGGAGACTGTAGAGATCTATGGAGAAAAACTGGTAATAGACGGGAAACAGGTGTCTGACAGAAGATACTCTAATTTAGGACAGTTGGATTATAACCAGTGGATAGTTCCTAAAAAAGGGGATGAATTGACTATAATTCCTATGGAGAATTATAGTGAAGAATTTAAACAAAATAATGTGAAAATAGCTGAAGTTCAAAAATATCTGTTGGATAAACCTGGGGCACTGGCTCAGGTATTACCAAATGTAGATTTTTATATAAATGGAAAAAAAACAGGGATGATATTGGATTATATCCATGATGAAGAGGTATTAAACAAATTGTTATCTGGAGAAACTGTAGAAACTATAATACCTGAGGATTATTTCTTAGCACTAGGAGATAATACCGACGGAAGTTCTGATTCTAGATTTTGGGGATTTGTAGCCCAGCACAGGATTGAGGGGAAAGCTTTTGTAAGATTTTGGCCATTGAATAGAATCGGATTGTTAAAGTAA
- a CDS encoding acyltransferase family protein, whose translation MFLNSINYFRGIAIFIIVLGHSYWLAGFEATTGAEKTFEAIATGGTALFVFVSGFMFHHVFYKRTFDYKKFLMNKGKNVVLPYLIMSSYVIYKAVFIKGSYLNLKNIGIEINNKITAILFYYGTGYHMIAYWYIPFAILLFVASPIYLRYIKLSNKTQIILVVAGIILSSFIHRPTNNFNTLQSLIYFSPIYVMGIWSSINKGIIYEKLKGKEIWLAMGFLALGYFQGVVLDHPYNYQKTIFEYNGIDLTIYQKVFMIYFLMILLHRLENKKIWILDFMAKYSFAVFFIHGYLLMNGMELKKILGLNFQSGILGLLIIAFVITMGSCFIASLIKRILPKHSRKLIGA comes from the coding sequence GTGTTTTTAAACTCTATAAATTATTTTAGAGGAATAGCTATATTTATAATTGTTTTAGGACATAGTTATTGGCTGGCAGGATTTGAAGCGACTACAGGGGCAGAAAAAACCTTTGAAGCTATAGCTACTGGGGGGACAGCATTATTTGTCTTTGTATCTGGATTTATGTTCCATCATGTTTTTTATAAGAGAACATTTGACTACAAAAAATTCCTGATGAACAAGGGAAAAAATGTAGTACTACCTTATTTAATCATGTCTAGTTATGTAATTTACAAAGCTGTATTTATTAAAGGAAGTTATTTGAATTTAAAAAATATAGGAATAGAGATAAATAATAAAATTACTGCAATTTTATTTTATTATGGAACAGGTTACCATATGATAGCCTACTGGTATATACCTTTTGCAATCTTATTATTTGTAGCTTCTCCAATCTATCTGAGATATATAAAATTAAGTAATAAAACACAAATTATATTGGTAGTGGCAGGGATAATTTTATCAAGTTTTATCCACAGGCCGACTAACAATTTTAATACCTTACAGTCACTTATTTATTTTTCACCGATCTATGTAATGGGGATTTGGTCATCTATAAATAAGGGGATTATTTATGAAAAACTAAAGGGTAAGGAGATATGGCTGGCTATGGGATTTTTAGCTCTAGGTTATTTCCAGGGGGTAGTGCTCGATCATCCATATAATTATCAAAAAACAATTTTTGAATATAATGGAATAGATCTAACGATCTATCAAAAGGTATTTATGATCTATTTCTTGATGATCTTACTTCATAGATTAGAAAATAAAAAAATATGGATATTGGACTTTATGGCTAAGTATAGTTTTGCAGTGTTTTTTATCCATGGGTACCTCCTTATGAATGGTATGGAGTTAAAGAAAATTCTGGGATTAAATTTTCAGAGCGGGATATTAGGTCTATTAATAATTGCTTTTGTGATAACCATGGGGTCGTGTTTTATAGCTTCTCTCATAAAAAGAATTTTGCCCAAGCATAGTAGAAAATTAATAGGAGCATGA
- the rimI gene encoding ribosomal protein S18-alanine N-acetyltransferase encodes MTDIREIEENELMDLFDIEQISFKNSYRISTLADMYGKPSYKFLGIFNRNRLAGYIILLDSIDIYEVVKIAISPIYRGRGLGKKLLTSVLENLDKNLMLEVRVSNETAINLYEGLGFKKINIRKGYYGDTGEDGIVYLFETSFSCN; translated from the coding sequence ATGACAGATATAAGAGAGATAGAAGAGAACGAATTGATGGACCTTTTTGATATAGAGCAAATTTCCTTTAAAAATAGTTATAGGATCTCAACTTTGGCTGATATGTATGGAAAACCATCTTATAAATTTCTCGGGATATTCAATAGAAACAGGCTGGCAGGTTATATTATATTACTTGATAGTATAGATATATATGAGGTGGTAAAGATAGCTATTTCTCCTATTTATAGAGGGAGAGGACTGGGAAAAAAACTCCTCACGTCTGTCTTGGAAAATTTGGATAAGAACCTGATGTTAGAGGTAAGAGTATCCAATGAAACGGCGATCAACCTGTATGAAGGTCTGGGGTTTAAAAAGATCAATATCCGAAAGGGATATTATGGAGATACAGGGGAAGACGGTATAGTTTATCTGTTTGAAACTTCTTTTTCTTGCAATTAA
- the purB gene encoding adenylosuccinate lyase — protein sequence MKRIMMNVYSNPLVERYGSKEMLENFSPNKKFSSWRRLWIALAESEKELGLNITDEQIAEMKKYVNDINYDVAAKRELEVRHDVMAHVHAFGVQAPSAAPIIHLGATSAYVGDNTDLIQIKDGYEILKKKFVNVFKNMSDFAMEYKDLPTLGFTHFQAAQLTTVGKRTTLWLQSLMLDFEELEFRMENMRFRGVKGTTGTQASFEELFNGDYDKVKQLDIMVSKKLGFDRRFMVTGQTYDRKIDSETLNLLSNIAQTAHKLTNDIRLLQHLKEIEEPFGKKQIGSSAMAYKRNPMRSERVSSLAKFVIAMQQSTAMTSATQWFERTLDDSANKRLSVPQAFLAVDSMLVILQNIFDGMVVYPKMIEKRIMSELPFMATEYVIMEGVKNGGDRQELHERIREHSMEAGKQVKIEGKENDLIDRILADEYFNIDKEELVKILDPKRFVGFAPQQTVEFIEEEINPIIKKYEHLLGMEAGLRV from the coding sequence ATGAAGAGAATAATGATGAATGTATATTCAAACCCGTTAGTAGAGAGATATGGATCTAAAGAGATGTTAGAAAACTTTTCACCGAATAAGAAATTTTCAAGCTGGAGAAGGCTTTGGATTGCCTTGGCAGAATCAGAAAAAGAATTAGGATTGAACATAACCGATGAACAAATAGCAGAGATGAAAAAATATGTGAACGATATCAACTATGATGTTGCAGCTAAGAGAGAATTAGAGGTAAGACATGATGTAATGGCTCATGTGCATGCATTTGGTGTACAAGCACCTTCAGCAGCACCAATTATCCATTTAGGAGCGACTTCTGCTTACGTTGGAGACAACACAGATTTAATTCAAATAAAAGATGGATACGAGATCTTAAAGAAGAAATTTGTAAATGTATTTAAAAATATGTCTGATTTCGCAATGGAATACAAAGATCTTCCTACCCTTGGATTTACACATTTCCAAGCTGCACAACTTACTACAGTAGGAAAGAGAACTACATTATGGTTACAAAGTTTAATGTTAGATTTCGAAGAGTTAGAATTCAGAATGGAAAATATGAGATTTAGAGGAGTGAAGGGAACAACTGGAACTCAGGCTAGTTTCGAAGAATTATTCAACGGAGATTATGACAAGGTAAAACAGCTTGATATCATGGTTTCTAAAAAATTAGGTTTCGATAGAAGATTTATGGTAACAGGTCAAACTTACGATAGAAAGATAGATTCAGAAACATTGAATTTATTGTCTAATATAGCTCAAACGGCTCATAAATTAACTAACGATATCAGATTATTACAACACTTAAAAGAGATAGAGGAACCATTTGGAAAGAAACAAATCGGATCTTCAGCTATGGCATATAAGAGAAACCCAATGAGAAGTGAGAGAGTATCATCACTAGCAAAATTCGTAATAGCTATGCAACAAAGTACCGCTATGACATCTGCGACTCAATGGTTTGAAAGAACATTAGATGACTCAGCAAACAAGAGATTATCTGTACCACAGGCGTTTTTAGCAGTGGATTCAATGTTAGTAATTTTACAAAATATCTTTGATGGAATGGTAGTATATCCAAAGATGATAGAAAAAAGAATCATGTCTGAATTACCGTTCATGGCAACTGAATACGTTATCATGGAAGGTGTAAAAAATGGTGGAGATAGACAGGAATTACATGAAAGAATAAGAGAACACTCTATGGAAGCAGGAAAGCAAGTTAAGATAGAAGGTAAGGAGAATGACCTTATTGATAGAATCTTAGCTGATGAATACTTCAATATAGATAAAGAAGAATTAGTGAAAATCTTAGATCCAAAGAGATTTGTAGGATTTGCTCCTCAACAAACAGTGGAATTTATAGAGGAAGAGATCAATCCAATCATAAAAAAATATGAGCACTTACTTGGAATGGAAGCTGGCTTAAGAGTATAG